From Streptomyces chrestomyceticus JCM 4735, one genomic window encodes:
- a CDS encoding 2,4'-dihydroxyacetophenone dioxygenase family protein has translation MPEQPGGEFWKNLQPIKDSFKPDALPEVYIPDAATDDDRYYAPFTETVGSRPLWINVKDNTWSDILCAREAGLVNRHYHPHEVFAYTISGKWGYLERPWTATAGDFVYEAPGEGHTLVAYESDAPMKTLFIVKGPLVWLDENGEPTGYFDVHDYIAMCRAHYERVGLGADYVDGLFR, from the coding sequence ATGCCCGAGCAGCCAGGCGGCGAGTTCTGGAAGAACCTCCAGCCGATCAAGGACTCCTTCAAGCCGGACGCCCTGCCCGAGGTGTACATCCCGGACGCGGCCACCGACGACGACCGCTACTACGCCCCCTTCACCGAGACCGTCGGCTCCCGCCCGCTGTGGATCAACGTCAAGGACAACACCTGGTCCGACATCCTGTGCGCCAGGGAGGCGGGGCTGGTCAACCGGCACTACCACCCGCACGAGGTGTTCGCCTACACGATCTCCGGCAAGTGGGGCTACCTGGAGCGGCCCTGGACCGCGACGGCCGGGGACTTCGTGTACGAGGCGCCGGGCGAGGGCCACACCCTCGTCGCGTACGAGAGCGACGCGCCCATGAAGACGCTGTTCATCGTCAAGGGGCCGCTCGTCTGGCTCGACGAGAACGGCGAGCCGACCGGCTACTTCGACGTGCACGACTACATCGCGATGTGCCGCGCCCACTACGAGCGGGTGGGCCTCGGCGCCGACTACGTCGACGGCCTGTTCCGCTGA
- a CDS encoding helix-turn-helix domain-containing protein codes for MPGHPAARYTRMSTRSVAPADRVDLWEDYNRQALVGLRCSPHSEDGLLATQTNTGLGSLRLADIAGNEHVVERSPQTCRTSPKDSVFASLLVSGQAVFLHSGGCFTLGAGDLVLYDTRRSYLLGFPTTMRQLLMDIPREVFTERCLPGGVPVPLVFSSGTAAEAPLLRRLEAVLAARFGRQDPGDPVAAERRVLELVHCLAVRGGLDGTDRGVRLLLARDHIDRHLADPRLCAAHVAAALGISTRQLSRDFRQAGLSPSRHILERRLERARQQLRDPASARLTVADIAHRWGFASQPHFTRVFREHFGRTPGELRPQRRGRGDGREGALRAGS; via the coding sequence TTGCCCGGACATCCCGCCGCCCGCTACACCCGTATGTCGACCCGGTCCGTCGCCCCGGCGGACCGGGTGGACCTGTGGGAGGACTACAACCGGCAGGCCCTGGTCGGCCTGCGCTGCTCCCCGCACTCCGAGGACGGCCTGCTGGCCACCCAGACCAACACCGGGCTCGGCAGCCTGCGGCTCGCCGACATCGCGGGCAACGAGCACGTCGTCGAACGCAGCCCGCAGACCTGCCGGACGTCCCCCAAGGACTCGGTCTTCGCCTCACTGCTCGTCTCCGGCCAGGCGGTCTTCCTGCACAGCGGCGGCTGCTTCACCCTCGGCGCGGGCGACCTGGTCCTCTACGACACCCGCCGCTCGTACCTGCTCGGCTTCCCCACCACGATGCGCCAGCTCCTCATGGACATCCCCCGCGAGGTGTTCACCGAGCGGTGCCTGCCCGGCGGAGTGCCCGTACCGCTGGTCTTCAGCAGCGGTACGGCGGCCGAGGCGCCGCTCCTGCGCCGCCTCGAAGCCGTACTGGCCGCCCGTTTCGGCCGCCAGGACCCCGGTGACCCGGTGGCGGCCGAGCGCCGCGTGCTGGAGCTGGTGCACTGCCTGGCCGTACGCGGCGGCCTGGACGGCACGGACCGGGGCGTCCGGCTGCTGCTCGCCCGGGACCACATCGACCGGCACCTCGCCGATCCCCGGCTGTGCGCCGCGCACGTGGCGGCCGCGCTCGGCATCTCCACGCGCCAGTTGAGCCGGGACTTCCGGCAGGCCGGCCTGAGTCCGTCCCGCCACATCCTCGAACGCCGCCTGGAACGGGCCCGGCAGCAGCTCCGCGACCCGGCGTCGGCCCGGCTGACGGTCGCGGACATCGCCCACCGCTGGGGATTCGCCAGCCAGCCGCACTTCACCCGGGTCTTCCGCGAGCACTTCGGCCGGACACCGGGCGAACTCCGCCCGCAGCGCCGGGGCCGGGGCGACGGGCGAGAGGGAGCCCTCCGCGCGGGGAGCTGA
- a CDS encoding ribonuclease H family protein: MAEQITAACDGASKGNPGPAAWAWVVGDGAGTVERWAAGPLGTATNNVAELTALRELLAATDPAVPLQVRMDSQYAMKAVTTWLPGWRKKGWKTAAGKPVANRDLIVGIDELLTGRSVEFVYVPAHQVDGDPLNAAADGAASETARTQQAISSALGSALPAPEPAGAASGGRSRQPSAARVPSARAGKSPRPRGGSVKARFPGQCRCGQAYGKGETIAKNPDGWGHPACAGAAG, from the coding sequence ATGGCAGAACAGATCACAGCCGCGTGCGACGGGGCGTCGAAAGGGAACCCCGGGCCCGCGGCCTGGGCATGGGTCGTCGGGGACGGCGCGGGAACGGTGGAGCGCTGGGCGGCCGGCCCGCTGGGAACCGCGACCAACAACGTGGCGGAACTGACCGCGCTGCGGGAGCTGTTGGCGGCCACCGACCCCGCCGTACCGCTCCAGGTGCGGATGGACTCGCAGTACGCGATGAAGGCGGTCACCACCTGGCTGCCGGGCTGGCGGAAGAAGGGCTGGAAGACCGCGGCGGGCAAGCCGGTGGCCAACCGTGACCTGATCGTCGGCATCGACGAGCTGCTCACCGGGCGGTCGGTGGAGTTCGTCTACGTACCGGCCCACCAGGTCGACGGCGACCCGCTGAACGCGGCGGCGGACGGCGCGGCCAGCGAGACCGCGCGTACCCAGCAGGCCATCAGCAGCGCCCTCGGCTCCGCGCTCCCCGCGCCGGAACCGGCCGGCGCGGCGTCCGGCGGGCGGTCCCGGCAGCCGTCGGCCGCCCGTGTCCCGTCCGCGCGGGCGGGCAAGAGCCCGCGGCCGCGGGGCGGTTCCGTCAAGGCGCGGTTCCCCGGCCAGTGCCGGTGCGGACAGGCGTACGGCAAGGGCGAGACGATCGCGAAGAATCCGGACGGGTGGGGGCACCCCGCGTGCGCCGGAGCGGCCGGATAG
- a CDS encoding esterase/lipase family protein: MRSNGTMRARHRRRPTAALTGLAVAAGLLLAGATAAPATARTTAEAPGGRAAPSAPTTPTAQAPAGRAAPAASGTAAPGTSTTADPIGPPQGNFLSAFLYSTTRPTVLPTGANDWTCKPGPAHPRPVVLVHGTFENRYANWAALSPKLKDDGYCVFALNYGGSQGPVLATGDIAASAGQLAAFVDRVRAATGADKVDIVGHSQGGMMPRHYIKNLGGAAKVGRLVALVPSNHGTLLLGLGLLARLVPGADAVVGAACPACEQQIVGSRFLKELNAGGETDPAVDYTVIATWYDEVVTPYTSAFLAPARNVSNQTIQSHCLVNTTAHINITYDRTATRLVQNALDPAHAQRPTC, translated from the coding sequence ATGCGCAGCAACGGGACCATGCGCGCAAGACACCGGAGACGGCCGACCGCCGCGCTGACCGGGCTCGCGGTGGCGGCCGGCCTGCTACTGGCCGGCGCGACCGCGGCACCCGCGACGGCACGGACGACGGCCGAGGCACCGGGCGGCCGGGCCGCGCCGTCCGCGCCGACCACACCGACCGCTCAAGCTCCGGCAGGCCGAGCCGCGCCCGCCGCGTCCGGGACCGCCGCCCCGGGCACCTCCACGACCGCCGACCCCATCGGCCCGCCGCAAGGCAACTTCCTGTCCGCCTTCCTCTACTCCACGACCCGCCCGACCGTCCTCCCCACCGGCGCCAACGACTGGACGTGCAAGCCGGGCCCGGCGCACCCCCGCCCGGTCGTCCTCGTCCACGGCACCTTCGAGAACCGGTACGCCAACTGGGCCGCCCTCTCCCCCAAGCTCAAGGACGACGGGTACTGCGTCTTCGCCCTCAACTACGGCGGGTCCCAGGGCCCGGTCCTGGCCACCGGCGACATCGCCGCCTCGGCGGGGCAGCTCGCCGCGTTCGTCGACCGGGTGCGGGCGGCGACCGGCGCGGACAAGGTCGACATCGTCGGGCACTCGCAGGGCGGCATGATGCCGCGGCACTACATCAAGAACCTGGGCGGGGCGGCGAAGGTCGGCCGCCTGGTGGCCCTCGTCCCGTCCAACCACGGCACCTTGCTGCTCGGCCTCGGCCTGCTGGCCCGCCTGGTCCCCGGCGCGGACGCCGTCGTCGGCGCGGCCTGTCCCGCCTGCGAGCAGCAGATCGTCGGCTCGCGCTTCCTGAAGGAGCTGAACGCGGGCGGCGAGACCGATCCGGCCGTCGACTACACCGTGATCGCCACCTGGTACGACGAGGTGGTGACCCCGTACACCTCGGCGTTCCTGGCCCCGGCGCGCAACGTCAGCAACCAGACGATCCAGAGCCACTGTCTCGTCAACACCACCGCCCACATCAACATCACCTACGACCGGACGGCGACCCGCCTCGTCCAGAACGCCCTCGACCCGGCCCACGCGCAGCGCCCCACCTGCTGA
- a CDS encoding helix-turn-helix domain-containing protein, whose translation MLSPPGDTFARGPWHELPAAFGALLRPRIDAIASGMVEAIRQEVPAYRRPLDSSVGRDLVASVCRAMRQFAELTEAPESAQDHHVRHFRRLGRVEFLNGRTTDGLQAAFRVGARVGGRRYAEIARTASLPAEIVLPLHEAVLTHINALSNEAVKGFVAAQAHAEDEVQRSRRALAQALLEQPHGAAREPLEPLAARARWPLPAQVACLVVRGAAGSRRTVPWPDALVLPRGADLVAVLPEPAGGGPAGTADVRAAVRGRTAALGPAVAPHDAWVSLVCVRLALNHHRDTGAPDGEFLVVGDRLADVHLLGGAPIGRLLGDRTLGVLDGLPAGRAARLAETLEALLMSWGRTAPEVARALGIHPQTARKRLRHLDVLFDGRLADPGFRFEALLALRTRALRG comes from the coding sequence ATGCTCAGTCCGCCGGGTGACACGTTCGCGCGCGGCCCCTGGCACGAACTGCCCGCGGCGTTCGGCGCGTTGCTGCGGCCCCGGATCGACGCCATCGCCTCCGGGATGGTCGAGGCCATCCGCCAGGAGGTGCCCGCCTACCGGCGCCCGCTCGACTCCTCCGTGGGCCGGGACCTGGTCGCTTCGGTGTGCCGCGCGATGCGCCAGTTCGCGGAGCTGACGGAGGCCCCGGAGAGCGCACAGGACCACCATGTACGGCATTTCCGCCGTCTGGGGCGCGTGGAGTTCCTCAACGGGCGCACCACGGACGGGCTCCAGGCCGCCTTCCGGGTCGGCGCGCGGGTGGGCGGCCGCCGGTACGCCGAGATCGCCCGTACGGCCTCGCTGCCCGCCGAGATCGTCCTGCCGCTGCACGAAGCCGTACTGACCCACATCAACGCCCTGTCCAACGAGGCGGTCAAGGGTTTCGTCGCCGCCCAGGCCCACGCGGAGGACGAGGTGCAGCGCAGCCGGCGGGCCCTGGCGCAGGCGCTGCTGGAACAGCCGCACGGCGCGGCCCGCGAACCGCTCGAACCCCTGGCGGCGCGGGCCCGCTGGCCGCTGCCCGCCCAGGTCGCCTGCCTCGTCGTCCGCGGTGCGGCGGGCAGCCGCCGCACCGTGCCGTGGCCGGACGCGCTGGTGCTGCCGCGCGGCGCCGACCTCGTGGCGGTCCTCCCGGAGCCGGCCGGCGGCGGCCCCGCCGGGACCGCGGACGTACGCGCCGCGGTCCGCGGGCGCACCGCGGCGCTCGGACCGGCCGTCGCGCCGCACGACGCCTGGGTGTCCCTCGTCTGCGTACGGCTCGCGCTCAACCACCACCGGGACACGGGAGCGCCGGACGGCGAGTTCCTGGTCGTCGGCGACCGGCTGGCCGACGTCCACCTGCTCGGCGGCGCGCCCATCGGGCGCCTGCTGGGGGACCGGACGCTGGGTGTCCTCGACGGGCTGCCCGCGGGCCGGGCGGCACGGCTGGCGGAGACGCTCGAAGCGCTCCTGATGTCCTGGGGCCGTACCGCCCCCGAGGTCGCCCGGGCCCTCGGCATCCACCCGCAGACGGCACGCAAGCGCCTGCGCCACTTGGACGTGCTCTTCGACGGCCGGCTCGCCGACCCCGGATTCCGCTTCGAGGCGCTGCTGGCGCTGCGCACCCGGGCGCTACGGGGCTGA
- a CDS encoding DUF3140 domain-containing protein — translation MTAQIDDGLWDEFHKAVNMTSRELREWLSVEAAGENSEEVPDRAGRPLGRQVLEILGKRRTDLTESDAEAMRRVVEIVGSQHPEGTDPKAGGADWRHGLMDIGHDPLKE, via the coding sequence ATGACAGCGCAGATCGACGACGGGCTGTGGGACGAGTTCCACAAGGCCGTCAACATGACCTCGCGTGAGCTGCGGGAATGGCTGAGCGTCGAGGCCGCGGGCGAGAACAGCGAGGAGGTGCCCGACCGGGCCGGGCGGCCCCTGGGACGGCAGGTGCTGGAGATCCTGGGCAAGCGCCGCACGGACCTCACCGAGAGCGACGCCGAGGCGATGCGGCGCGTCGTGGAGATCGTCGGCAGCCAGCACCCGGAAGGTACGGACCCGAAGGCCGGCGGCGCGGACTGGCGCCACGGCCTGATGGACATCGGCCACGACCCGCTGAAGGAGTGA
- a CDS encoding endonuclease/exonuclease/phosphatase family protein encodes MNGRGPARGATEDRRPGLLTAVPALLLAALLAFPGLLPNTPGHLGSLVETALPWFGAAVPVLLGWAALRRSVAGVAAALVPAVVWACQFLPGYLPGGDGARADFHVLTYNVGGDRTSPADIARQVTGTGADVVALEKVPASALPAYEKALGAAYPHHTTANTLGLWSRYPVSEVAPLDLGGAWPHAIRALVRTPGGDTAFYAVRLPSVRVRADAGFTIEARDRSAAELASRIGADRAARVVLLGDLNGSLRDRGLAPLARQLASAQRDAGRGPGFTWPAAFPLVRIDHVLVRGLHATGATVLPDRLGSDHRPVLVGLRG; translated from the coding sequence GTGAACGGGCGGGGGCCAGCCCGAGGCGCCACCGAGGACCGGCGGCCCGGCCTCCTCACGGCCGTACCGGCCCTGCTCCTCGCCGCCCTGCTGGCCTTCCCCGGCCTGCTGCCCAACACGCCGGGCCACCTGGGCAGCCTGGTCGAGACCGCGCTGCCCTGGTTCGGCGCCGCGGTCCCGGTCCTGCTCGGGTGGGCGGCGCTGCGGCGCTCCGTGGCCGGGGTGGCCGCGGCGCTGGTGCCCGCGGTGGTGTGGGCCTGTCAGTTCCTGCCGGGCTACCTTCCGGGCGGGGACGGCGCGCGGGCCGACTTCCACGTCCTGACGTACAACGTCGGCGGCGACCGCACCTCCCCGGCCGACATCGCCCGGCAGGTGACCGGCACGGGCGCCGACGTGGTGGCGCTGGAGAAGGTCCCGGCGTCCGCCCTGCCCGCGTACGAGAAGGCGCTCGGCGCGGCCTACCCCCACCACACCACGGCGAACACCCTGGGTCTGTGGTCGCGTTACCCGGTGAGTGAGGTGGCGCCCCTGGACCTGGGCGGCGCCTGGCCGCACGCCATACGGGCCCTGGTCCGCACCCCCGGAGGCGACACCGCCTTCTACGCCGTTCGCCTGCCGTCGGTACGGGTCCGTGCCGACGCGGGCTTCACCATAGAGGCGCGGGACCGCAGCGCGGCCGAGCTGGCGTCCCGGATCGGCGCGGACCGGGCCGCGCGCGTGGTGCTGCTGGGCGACCTCAACGGCAGTCTGCGCGACCGGGGCCTGGCGCCGCTGGCCCGGCAGCTCGCCTCGGCCCAGCGCGACGCCGGGCGGGGCCCCGGTTTCACCTGGCCCGCGGCGTTCCCGCTGGTCCGCATCGACCACGTCCTGGTCCGCGGGCTGCACGCCACCGGGGCCACCGTGCTCCCGGACCGCCTCGGCAGCGACCACCGGCCGGTGCTGGTGGGGCTGCGCGGGTGA
- a CDS encoding nitrate/sulfonate/bicarbonate ABC transporter ATP-binding protein, whose translation MNTSVISVRDLRKTFPAPSGGVLPVLDDVTFDLYEGEVIALLGKSGSGKSTLLRHVAGLLAPSGGTVHYRGKPVTGPNPGTAMLFQSFALMPWLTVQQNVELGLQARGVHAVERRGRALRAIDMVGLDGFENAYPKELSGGMRQRVGFARALVVEPDVLLMDEPFSALDVLTAQTLRNELLDLLAHPDSPTRTALLVTHSIEEAVQLADRILVLDTDPGRVKTELRVALPRPRDRRDPGFEALVEDAYEALTGQRTAAAPDAAVAQDPLRAAGPLPDVSVEALTGLLEFLDTRGGSMDLAALADALSYAVDDLMPLVEAAQLLGYAKLTANRLHLTVTGRGFARADILPRKHLFAAAALANVPLIATIRTLLLASASGRLREPYLVGRLCGHVPEHAARRQLATAVTWGRYAELYEYDADDRVLLLPAEHRPANAA comes from the coding sequence ATGAACACCTCCGTCATCAGCGTCCGCGACCTCCGCAAGACCTTCCCCGCCCCCTCCGGCGGCGTCCTGCCGGTCCTCGACGACGTGACCTTCGACCTGTACGAGGGCGAGGTCATCGCCCTGCTCGGCAAATCCGGCTCGGGCAAGTCGACGCTGCTGCGCCACGTCGCCGGCCTGCTCGCGCCCTCCGGCGGCACCGTCCACTACCGAGGGAAGCCGGTCACCGGCCCCAACCCGGGTACGGCGATGCTGTTCCAGTCCTTCGCCCTGATGCCGTGGCTGACGGTGCAGCAGAACGTCGAACTCGGCCTCCAGGCCCGAGGCGTGCACGCCGTCGAACGGCGGGGCCGGGCGCTGCGCGCCATCGACATGGTCGGCCTGGACGGCTTCGAGAACGCCTACCCCAAGGAGCTGTCCGGCGGGATGCGGCAGCGGGTCGGCTTCGCCCGCGCCCTGGTCGTCGAGCCGGACGTGCTGCTGATGGACGAGCCGTTCTCGGCCCTGGACGTCCTGACCGCGCAGACCCTCCGCAACGAGCTGCTGGACCTGCTCGCCCACCCCGACTCCCCCACCCGCACCGCCCTGCTGGTCACCCACTCCATCGAGGAGGCCGTCCAGCTCGCCGATCGGATTCTCGTGCTCGACACCGATCCGGGCCGGGTCAAGACCGAGCTGCGCGTCGCCCTCCCGCGCCCCCGCGACCGCCGCGACCCCGGCTTCGAGGCGCTGGTCGAGGACGCGTACGAGGCGCTGACCGGCCAGCGCACCGCGGCGGCGCCCGACGCCGCGGTCGCCCAGGACCCGCTGCGTGCCGCCGGGCCGCTGCCGGACGTCTCTGTGGAGGCCCTGACCGGTCTGCTGGAGTTCCTGGACACCCGAGGCGGTTCGATGGACCTGGCGGCGCTGGCCGACGCGCTGTCGTACGCGGTCGACGACCTGATGCCGCTGGTCGAGGCGGCGCAGTTGCTCGGCTACGCCAAGCTCACCGCCAACCGGCTGCACCTCACGGTGACCGGCCGCGGCTTCGCGCGCGCCGACATCCTTCCCCGCAAGCACCTGTTCGCGGCCGCCGCCCTCGCCAACGTCCCGCTCATCGCCACCATCCGCACCCTCCTGCTGGCCTCGGCGAGCGGGCGGCTGCGCGAGCCGTACCTGGTCGGCCGGCTCTGCGGCCACGTCCCCGAGCACGCCGCGCGCCGGCAACTGGCCACGGCCGTCACCTGGGGCCGCTACGCCGAGCTGTACGAGTACGACGCCGACGACCGCGTCCTGCTGCTGCCCGCCGAGCACCGTCCCGCGAACGCCGCCTAG
- a CDS encoding ABC transporter permease gives MTKLRQFPSGGAIRAARMRPVDLFIICGVVALFYLVARVGATTDQPFRPGNPPAVSTDPGNLPYYAARSVLRMFAGLVPAVLFTFVFGTWAARSRRAAKVIVPAIDILQSVPVLAFLSITVTGFVALFPHSTLGLECASVFAVFTALVWNMALAFYQSLATQPRELDEAARLMGLTRWQRFWKLDVPSGMISQVWNGMISFGAAWFALSASETISVNHRDNALPGIGSYAAQALDDGEGARVALAVGVMIVTVVSVNFFFWRPLTAWAERFRTEECEIAEQPRSWFLQLLRRSTLPGHLARALRPVGERLDRAMRVLGTGRGRLRHDAARRRAADIAFTVLYAAAVVAIVWKAFSYVLAHVPLPEIGHDALLALVTYGRVLLLVAFSTLVWVPIGAWIGMNPKVNRIAQPVVQVLASFPTNFVFPLAVVVLGASGISLNWGCIVLMALGAQWYVLFNVIAGAGAIPGDLREAAADLGLRGWLRWRKLILPAVFPSYVTGALTASGGAWNASIQAETVSYGTTTLTAFGIGAYIQQATTDGDFARNFLGAVLMSVYVVVINRLFWRRLYRFAIRRCAL, from the coding sequence ATGACGAAACTCCGCCAGTTCCCGTCCGGCGGCGCGATACGCGCTGCCCGAATGCGCCCCGTCGACCTCTTCATCATCTGCGGTGTCGTCGCGCTCTTTTACCTCGTGGCCCGCGTCGGGGCCACCACCGACCAGCCTTTCCGGCCCGGAAATCCGCCGGCCGTCTCCACCGATCCCGGAAATCTGCCGTACTACGCGGCGCGTTCCGTCCTGCGGATGTTCGCCGGACTGGTGCCCGCGGTGCTCTTCACCTTCGTGTTCGGCACCTGGGCCGCGCGGTCCCGGCGGGCCGCCAAGGTGATCGTCCCGGCGATCGACATCCTGCAGTCCGTACCGGTCCTGGCCTTCCTCAGCATCACCGTCACCGGCTTCGTCGCCCTGTTCCCGCACTCCACGCTGGGCCTGGAGTGCGCCTCGGTCTTCGCCGTCTTCACCGCGCTGGTGTGGAACATGGCCCTGGCCTTCTACCAGTCGCTCGCCACCCAGCCACGGGAGCTGGACGAGGCGGCCCGGCTGATGGGGCTCACCCGGTGGCAGCGGTTCTGGAAGCTGGACGTGCCCAGCGGCATGATCTCCCAGGTCTGGAACGGCATGATCAGCTTCGGTGCCGCCTGGTTCGCGCTCAGCGCCTCCGAGACGATCAGCGTCAACCACCGTGACAACGCCCTGCCGGGCATCGGCTCGTACGCGGCCCAGGCCCTGGACGACGGGGAAGGCGCCCGGGTCGCGCTGGCCGTCGGCGTGATGATCGTGACAGTGGTGTCGGTCAACTTCTTCTTCTGGCGGCCGCTGACGGCCTGGGCCGAGCGCTTCCGCACCGAGGAGTGCGAGATCGCCGAGCAGCCGCGCAGTTGGTTCCTGCAGTTGCTGCGCCGCTCCACCCTGCCCGGTCATCTGGCGCGCGCCCTGCGCCCGGTCGGTGAGCGGCTCGACCGTGCCATGCGGGTGCTGGGCACCGGCCGCGGGCGACTGCGGCACGACGCCGCGCGCCGCAGGGCGGCGGACATCGCCTTCACCGTGCTCTACGCCGCGGCCGTCGTGGCCATCGTGTGGAAAGCGTTCTCCTACGTCCTGGCCCACGTGCCCCTGCCGGAGATCGGCCACGACGCGCTGCTGGCGCTGGTCACCTACGGCCGGGTGCTGCTGCTGGTCGCCTTCTCGACCCTGGTGTGGGTGCCCATCGGCGCGTGGATCGGGATGAACCCCAAGGTCAACCGGATCGCCCAGCCGGTCGTGCAGGTCCTGGCCTCCTTCCCTACGAACTTCGTCTTCCCGCTCGCGGTGGTGGTGCTGGGCGCCTCCGGCATCTCGCTGAACTGGGGCTGCATCGTGCTGATGGCGCTGGGCGCCCAGTGGTACGTGCTGTTCAACGTCATCGCGGGGGCCGGGGCCATCCCCGGCGACCTGCGCGAGGCCGCCGCCGACCTGGGGCTGCGCGGGTGGCTGCGCTGGCGGAAGCTGATCCTGCCGGCGGTCTTTCCGTCCTACGTCACCGGGGCGCTGACCGCGTCGGGCGGCGCCTGGAACGCCTCGATCCAGGCGGAGACCGTCAGTTACGGCACCACCACGCTCACCGCGTTCGGCATCGGCGCGTACATCCAGCAGGCCACCACCGACGGCGACTTCGCCCGCAACTTCCTCGGCGCCGTCCTGATGAGCGTCTACGTCGTCGTCATCAACCGGCTGTTCTGGCGGCGGCTGTACCGCTTCGCGATCAGGCGCTGCGCGTTGTAA
- a CDS encoding chitinase, producing MFGRASRLLGIGLASACAVSLLTAAAPSAAPRETTCPVKSKPAGKVLQGYWENWDGAANGVHPPFGWTPITDSRIGAHGYNVLNAAFPVIRSDGTVLWEDGMDATVKVATPAEMCEAKAAGQTILMSIGGAAAGIDLSSSKVADRFVETVVPILKKYNFDGIDIDIETGLTGSGNINTLSASQANLIRIIDGVLDRMPSNFGLTMAPETAYVTGGSVTYGSIWGAYLPIVKKYADNGRLWWLNMQYYNGSMYGCSGDAYSAGTVQGFTKQTDCLNKGLVIQGTTIKVPYDKQVPGLPAQPGAGGGYMSPGLVSQAWNTYRGGLKGLMTWSLNWDGSKAWSFGNNVKALQGR from the coding sequence ATGTTCGGTCGGGCGTCCCGCCTGCTCGGCATCGGCCTGGCGTCGGCCTGTGCCGTCTCACTGCTGACCGCCGCGGCGCCGAGCGCCGCCCCCCGGGAGACCACCTGTCCGGTCAAGTCCAAGCCCGCGGGCAAGGTGCTCCAGGGCTACTGGGAGAACTGGGACGGCGCCGCCAACGGCGTCCACCCGCCGTTCGGCTGGACCCCGATCACCGACTCCCGGATCGGCGCGCACGGCTACAACGTGCTCAACGCCGCCTTCCCCGTCATCCGCTCGGACGGCACGGTCCTGTGGGAGGACGGCATGGACGCGACCGTGAAGGTCGCGACGCCCGCCGAGATGTGCGAGGCCAAGGCGGCGGGCCAGACGATCCTGATGTCCATCGGCGGCGCCGCGGCCGGCATCGACCTCAGCTCCAGCAAGGTCGCCGACCGGTTCGTGGAGACGGTGGTGCCGATCCTGAAGAAGTACAACTTCGACGGCATCGACATCGACATCGAGACCGGCCTCACCGGCAGCGGCAACATCAACACGCTCTCGGCCTCGCAGGCCAACCTGATCCGCATCATCGACGGCGTGCTCGACCGGATGCCGTCGAACTTCGGCCTGACGATGGCCCCGGAGACCGCCTACGTCACCGGCGGCAGCGTGACGTACGGCTCGATCTGGGGCGCGTACCTGCCCATCGTGAAGAAGTACGCGGACAACGGCCGCCTCTGGTGGCTCAACATGCAGTACTACAACGGCAGCATGTACGGCTGCTCCGGCGACGCGTACTCCGCCGGTACCGTCCAGGGCTTCACGAAGCAGACGGACTGCCTGAACAAGGGGCTGGTCATCCAGGGCACCACCATCAAGGTCCCGTACGACAAGCAGGTACCCGGCCTGCCGGCGCAGCCCGGAGCGGGCGGCGGGTACATGTCGCCGGGGCTGGTGAGCCAGGCATGGAACACCTACCGGGGCGGGCTGAAGGGCCTGATGACCTGGTCGCTGAACTGGGACGGCTCGAAGGCGTGGTCGTTCGGCAACAACGTCAAGGCGCTGCAGGGGCGCTGA